One genomic segment of Parus major isolate Abel chromosome 23, Parus_major1.1, whole genome shotgun sequence includes these proteins:
- the LOC107214221 gene encoding mannosyl-oligosaccharide 1,2-alpha-mannosidase IC, with the protein NFEISHFGWQIPPRHPQHGQLCLAQPHRLTQSCAFIPLLCFCHTGGLRGATVIDALDTLYIMELEEEFQEAKQWVEKSFDLNVNGEASLFEVNIRYIGGLLATYYLTGEEVFKSKALELGEKLLPAFNTPTGIPRGVINLGSGMSWSWGWASAGSSILAEFGTLHLEFLHLSELSGNPVFAEKVMNIRRVLSRVEKPQGLYPNFLSPVTGSWVQHHVSIGGLGDSFYEYLIKSWLMSDKKDSEAKKMYDDALEAIEKHLVKKSAGGLTYIAEWRGGILDHKMGHLACFSGGMIALGAEHAAEERRQRHMELAAEITSTCHESYTRSDTKLGPEAFRFDAGSEAMATRLSERYYILRPEVVESYMYLWRLTHDPKYRHWGWEVVQALEKHCRVEAGFSGIRDVYTTTPSHDNMQQSFFLAETLKYLYLLFCEDDVLSLEDWVFNTEAHPLPINHTDFKAAVQP; encoded by the exons AACTTTGAAATCTCCCATTTTGGGTGGCAGATCCCACCCAGACACCCCCAGCAcgggcagctctgcctggcccagccccacaggctgactcagagctgtgccttcatccctctgctgtgtttttgcCACACAGGAGGCCTTCGAGGAGCAACTGTGATAGATGCCTTAGATACCCTCTACATCATGGAACTCGAGGAGGAATTCCAAGAAGCCAAGCAGTGGGTGGAGAAGAGCTTTGACTTGAATGTG AATGGAGAAGCTTCCCTGTTCGAGGTGAACATCCGCTACATCGGGGGGCTCCTGGCCACCTACTACCTGACAGGAGAGGAG GTGTTCAAGAGCAAAGCTCTGGAACTTGGGGAGAAACTTCTGCCAGCCTTTAACACCCCCACTGGAATCCCACGTGGAGTCATCAACCTGGGCAG tgGCATGAGttggagctggggctgggcatcCGCTGGAAGCAGCATCTTGGCAGAATTTGGGACCTTGCACCTGGAATTCCTGCACCTCTCCGAGCTCTCTGGCAACCCAGTGTTTGCAGAAAAG GTGATGAACATCCGCAGGGTGCTCAGCAGAGTGGAGAAGCCGCAGGGTCTTTACCCCAACTTCCTGAGCCCGGTGACGGGGAGCTGGGTGCAGC ACCACGTCTCCATCGGGGGGCTCGGGGACAGCTTTTATGAATATCTCATCAAATCCTGGCTGATGTCAGACAAGAAAGACTCTGAAGCTAAAAAGATGTACGACGATGCCTTGGAG GCCATAGAAAAACATTTGGTGAAAAAATCTGCAGGAGGCTTGACCTACATCGCTGAGTGGAGGGGTGGCATCCTGGACCACAAGATGGGCCACTTGGCCTGTTTCTCTGGGGGCATGATTGCCCTGGGGGCCGAGCACGCTGCggaggagaggaggcagaggcacatggagctggcagcagagatcACCAGCACCTGCCACGAGTCCTACACACGCTCAG ACACCAAGCTGGGCCCCGAGGCGTTCCGCTTCGACGCGGGGAGCGAGGCCATGGCCACGCGGCTCAGCGAGCGCTACTACATCCTGCGGCCCGAGGTGGTGGAGAGCTACATGTACCTCTGGAGGCTCACCCACGACCCCAAGTAcaggcactggggctgggaggtggTGCAG GCCCTGGAGAAGCACTGCAGGGTGGAAGCTGGCTTCTCTGGCATCCGAGACGTTTACACCACCACGCCCAGCCACGACAACATGCAGCAGAGCTTCTTCCTCGCAGAGACTCTGAA gtaCCTCTATCTTCTGTTCTGTGAAGATGACGTGCTGTCCCTGGAGGACTGGGTGTTCAACACCGAGGCTCATCCCCTGCCCATCAACCACACGGACTTTAAAGCAGCGGTGCAGCCCTGa